One segment of Pseudomonas asgharzadehiana DNA contains the following:
- a CDS encoding acyl-CoA dehydrogenase family protein: protein MSCSAKTRCETGVHRCLKYQGYSDTQALGRALEALQAEGLDRLPLPGSGQTLERFRRLAEVAAHDVRLCKLFEGHTDALAIMAELDSPLPPPGTTWGMWAAEPPTAKVRVYREGEHLRVLGRKAWCSGAAVVSHGLLTAWDETDRQQLVAVAMQQPGVTVTDEGWCAVGMAATGSVEIVFDEAAGLAVGGPGDYLARPGFWHGGIGVAACWYGAAQQLAEALRAHCSQRPEPHALAHLGAVDRALHSAACVLRASAARIDRAPIADARQLAQQARACIEDSVEQVIHHVGRALGAGPYCKDPHFAQLMADLPVYMRQSHAERDLAGLGEQVAGAPSGRWQL from the coding sequence TTGAGCTGCAGCGCGAAGACGAGGTGTGAGACAGGCGTGCACAGATGCCTTAAATACCAGGGCTACTCGGACACGCAAGCCCTCGGCCGGGCGCTGGAGGCCCTTCAGGCAGAGGGCCTGGATCGGTTGCCATTGCCCGGCAGTGGCCAGACGTTGGAGCGCTTCAGACGCCTGGCCGAGGTGGCCGCGCATGATGTGCGCCTGTGCAAGTTGTTCGAAGGCCATACCGACGCGCTGGCGATCATGGCCGAACTCGACAGCCCCCTCCCCCCGCCAGGCACTACGTGGGGAATGTGGGCCGCCGAGCCGCCAACGGCCAAGGTGCGGGTGTACCGTGAGGGTGAGCATTTGCGGGTACTGGGGCGCAAAGCCTGGTGTTCCGGTGCGGCGGTGGTGAGCCATGGGTTATTGACCGCCTGGGATGAAACGGACCGTCAGCAATTGGTGGCGGTTGCGATGCAACAGCCAGGCGTTACGGTGACGGATGAAGGCTGGTGCGCGGTGGGCATGGCGGCGACGGGCAGTGTCGAGATTGTCTTCGATGAGGCCGCAGGCCTTGCTGTAGGTGGACCAGGCGATTACCTCGCCCGCCCTGGTTTCTGGCACGGCGGGATCGGCGTCGCCGCGTGCTGGTACGGCGCGGCGCAACAGCTTGCAGAGGCATTGCGCGCGCATTGCAGCCAACGCCCTGAACCCCACGCGCTTGCGCATCTGGGCGCCGTCGACAGGGCACTGCACAGCGCCGCGTGCGTGTTGCGCGCAAGCGCTGCGCGCATCGACCGTGCGCCCATCGCCGATGCCCGGCAACTGGCTCAGCAAGCGCGGGCGTGCATCGAAGACAGCGTGGAGCAAGTGATTCACCATGTCGGCCGCGCGCTCGGTGCCGGGCCGTATTGCAAGGACCCGCACTTTGCCCAGTTGATGGCGGACTTGCCGGTGTACATGCGCCAAAGCCATGCCGAACGTGATCTTGCCGGCCTCGGTGAGCAGGTAGCCGGCGCGCCCTCAGGGAGGTGGCAGCTATGA
- a CDS encoding PIG-L deacetylase family protein — protein MKPNPIVGQGTPLHRWQTSPRMAELALISVEQLVPEGHRAVIIAPHPDDEVLGCGGLLQGLAALGRPIQLISVTDGSASHPGSRRWPAERLSVVRPQESAQALHRLGLPLHSLKWLRAGFADSNVAAREDELMRFIQRYLKPTDVVFTTWREDGHCDHEAVGRASAAAAQAVGATLYELPVWTWHWATPEDRLVPWHRARKIPLTCEAVARKRHAIHAFASQLEGDPQIGLAPVLAPYVVERLLQPFEVVFV, from the coding sequence ATGAAACCCAACCCGATTGTCGGCCAAGGTACGCCGCTGCATCGTTGGCAAACCTCGCCGCGCATGGCCGAGCTTGCGCTGATCAGCGTCGAACAGTTGGTGCCCGAGGGCCATCGCGCGGTGATCATCGCCCCCCATCCAGACGATGAGGTGCTCGGCTGCGGTGGCCTGTTGCAGGGGCTGGCCGCACTGGGGAGGCCCATCCAACTGATTTCGGTGACCGACGGCAGCGCCAGCCACCCAGGCTCCCGACGTTGGCCGGCGGAGCGCCTGAGCGTGGTGCGACCGCAGGAGTCGGCGCAGGCGCTGCACCGCCTGGGGCTGCCCTTGCACAGTTTGAAGTGGCTGCGCGCAGGCTTTGCCGACAGCAACGTCGCCGCACGCGAAGACGAGTTGATGAGGTTTATCCAGCGCTACCTAAAACCCACCGATGTGGTGTTCACCACGTGGCGCGAAGACGGCCATTGCGACCACGAAGCCGTGGGGCGGGCCAGTGCCGCGGCCGCCCAGGCAGTGGGCGCCACGCTGTACGAGCTGCCGGTGTGGACCTGGCACTGGGCGACCCCCGAAGACCGCCTGGTGCCCTGGCACCGCGCACGCAAAATCCCCCTGACCTGCGAAGCCGTGGCCCGTAAGCGCCACGCTATCCATGCCTTCGCCAGCCAGTTAGAAGGCGACCCGCAGATCGGCCTTGCGCCGGTGCTGGCGCCTTATGTGGTGGAGCGTTTGCTGCAACCCTTTGAAGTGGTATTCGTATGA